A region from the Sulfurivermis fontis genome encodes:
- a CDS encoding rubrerythrin family protein gives MATLKGSKTEQCLKEAFAGESQANRRYLYFAAKADVEGYNDVAAVFRSTAEGETGHAHGHLEYLEQCGDPATGLPFGSTEANLKTSIAGETHEYTDMYPGMAKTARAEGFDEIADWFETLAKAERSHANRFQKALDSLGQ, from the coding sequence ATGGCAACCCTGAAAGGCAGCAAGACCGAACAGTGCCTGAAAGAGGCATTCGCCGGCGAATCCCAGGCCAACCGCCGTTACCTCTACTTCGCCGCCAAGGCCGACGTGGAGGGCTACAACGACGTGGCCGCCGTGTTCCGCTCCACTGCGGAAGGCGAAACCGGCCATGCCCACGGTCATCTGGAATACCTGGAACAGTGCGGCGACCCCGCCACCGGCCTGCCTTTCGGCAGCACCGAGGCCAACCTGAAGACCTCCATCGCCGGCGAGACCCACGAGTACACCGACATGTATCCGGGCATGGCCAAGACCGCCCGCGCCGAAGGCTTCGACGAAATCGCCGACTGGTTCGAGACCCTGGCCAAGGCGGAGCGCTCTCACGCCAACCGCTTCCAGAAGGCCCTGGACTCCCTCGGTCAGTAA
- a CDS encoding heterodisulfide reductase-related iron-sulfur binding cluster, which translates to MSAPTESRREGNLEAPTRHPLDWRKPGFYDEGALFQELERIFDICHGCRRCISLCNAFPTLFDLVDESDTMEVDGVKKEDYWQVVDHCYLCDLCYMTKCPYVPPHEWNLDFPHTMLRAKAVKFKKGEFKTRDKILTATDAVGALAGAPGLAPVVNAVNKIGLFRQGLQFVLGVHPGALLPQYHSHTARKRLAGHRSTVSQPEAAGRTTGRVALFATCYGNRNEPHIAEDLFKVFEHNNIEMTLVEKEQCCGMPKLELGDLEAVERAKDANIPVLLAAIDAGYDIVAPVPSCALMFKQELPLMFPEDAGVQKVKQHMFDPFEYLALRHKEGRLDTTFKQSLGKVSYHVPCHLRVQNIGLKTRDILSLVPDTTLDVIERCSGHDGTYAVKSEYHDIAMKICRPVVNKVKQAECDHYASDCPMAGHHIENGLQDGRKPEHPMTLLRIAYGL; encoded by the coding sequence ATGTCAGCACCGACCGAGTCCCGCCGCGAAGGCAATCTGGAAGCCCCCACCCGCCACCCGCTGGACTGGCGCAAACCGGGGTTCTACGACGAGGGCGCGCTGTTCCAGGAGCTGGAACGTATCTTCGATATCTGTCACGGTTGCCGCCGCTGCATCAGCCTGTGCAACGCCTTCCCCACCCTGTTCGACCTGGTGGACGAGTCGGACACCATGGAAGTGGACGGCGTGAAGAAGGAGGACTACTGGCAGGTGGTGGATCACTGCTACCTGTGCGACCTGTGCTACATGACCAAGTGCCCCTACGTGCCGCCGCACGAGTGGAACCTCGATTTCCCGCACACCATGCTGCGGGCCAAGGCGGTGAAGTTCAAAAAGGGCGAGTTCAAGACGCGTGACAAAATCCTCACCGCCACCGACGCCGTCGGCGCCCTCGCCGGTGCGCCGGGCCTGGCACCCGTGGTCAACGCGGTGAACAAGATCGGCCTGTTCCGCCAGGGCCTGCAATTCGTGCTCGGCGTGCATCCCGGGGCCCTGCTGCCGCAGTATCACAGCCACACCGCGCGCAAGCGTCTCGCCGGCCATCGCAGCACGGTGAGCCAGCCCGAGGCCGCCGGCCGCACCACCGGCCGCGTCGCCCTGTTCGCCACCTGCTACGGCAACCGCAACGAGCCGCACATCGCCGAAGACCTGTTCAAGGTGTTCGAGCACAACAACATCGAAATGACCCTGGTGGAAAAGGAGCAGTGCTGCGGCATGCCCAAGTTGGAGCTGGGCGATCTGGAGGCGGTGGAGCGGGCCAAGGACGCCAACATCCCGGTGCTGCTCGCCGCCATCGACGCCGGCTACGACATCGTCGCGCCGGTGCCGTCCTGCGCGCTGATGTTCAAGCAGGAACTGCCGCTGATGTTCCCCGAGGATGCCGGCGTGCAGAAGGTGAAGCAGCATATGTTCGACCCGTTCGAATATCTCGCCCTGCGCCACAAGGAAGGCAGGCTCGACACTACCTTCAAGCAGTCGCTCGGCAAGGTGAGCTATCACGTCCCCTGCCACCTGCGCGTGCAGAACATCGGCCTGAAGACGCGCGATATCCTGAGCCTGGTGCCGGACACCACCCTGGACGTCATCGAGCGCTGCTCGGGCCACGACGGCACCTACGCGGTGAAGAGCGAGTACCACGACATCGCCATGAAGATCTGCCGCCCGGTGGTGAACAAGGTGAAACAGGCCGAGTGCGATCACTACGCCAGCGACTGCCCCATGGCCGGCCATCATATCGAGAACGGCCTGCAGGATGGGCGCAAGCCGGAGCATCCGATGACGCTGCTGCGCATCGCCTACGGACTGTAG